A window of Synechococcus sp. MEDNS5 contains these coding sequences:
- a CDS encoding four-carbon acid sugar kinase family protein yields the protein MTIVVIDDDPTGSQTVHSCPLLLRWDVDSLRRGLRHPSPLLFVLANTRALSADAAAERNREIIDALQQALEAEGIPESQLLLVSRGDSTLRGHGVLEPAVIAEELDARFGPVAATLHVPAFLPGGRTTVDGVHLLHGEPVHTTAFAKDRSFGFSTSALDAWLEEKSGGTIPAHAVLRLGRDLLDRAADERSEGSEELLAWLQALQGNAPVVVDAERPQQLDSLGAAVRRLQGRKRLLFRAAASLINGLVNAGEAPLGPQPLSAPALASLRRRDLTGVALPGLVLVGSHVPLADAQLAELLADGRCAGLELPVARIARVLEGGTPDLLLADLEREWGEHLQTCLAQGRTPVLFTSRGELTFGEGASAQRRRLQFGLALAQLTARLVAALAPQLGYVISKGGITTGTLLAEGLELEAVQLEGQLLPGLSLVRPLAPEGLPWDGLPIVTFPGNLGDRSTLAEAWRLMEAG from the coding sequence ATGACCATTGTCGTGATCGACGACGACCCCACCGGGTCCCAGACGGTGCACAGCTGTCCGTTGTTGCTGCGCTGGGATGTGGACAGTCTGCGCCGAGGCCTGCGCCATCCCTCGCCGCTCCTGTTTGTACTGGCCAATACCCGTGCTCTCTCGGCTGATGCGGCGGCGGAGCGCAACCGGGAGATCATCGACGCCCTCCAACAGGCTCTTGAGGCGGAGGGCATCCCCGAATCCCAGCTGCTGCTGGTGAGTCGGGGCGATTCCACATTGCGCGGGCACGGCGTGCTCGAACCGGCCGTAATCGCTGAAGAGCTGGACGCTCGTTTCGGGCCGGTGGCTGCCACCCTGCATGTGCCGGCCTTTCTGCCTGGGGGGCGCACCACTGTGGACGGGGTGCACCTGCTGCATGGCGAACCGGTGCACACCACGGCCTTCGCCAAAGATCGAAGCTTCGGCTTCAGCACCAGTGCTCTCGATGCCTGGCTGGAAGAAAAGAGTGGGGGAACGATTCCGGCGCACGCGGTGCTGCGGCTGGGGAGAGACCTGCTCGATCGGGCGGCAGATGAGCGCTCCGAAGGGAGTGAGGAGTTGCTGGCTTGGTTGCAGGCGCTGCAGGGCAATGCGCCGGTGGTGGTGGACGCCGAGCGCCCGCAGCAGCTGGATTCCCTCGGGGCGGCCGTTCGCCGGTTGCAGGGTCGCAAGCGTTTGCTGTTCCGCGCCGCCGCCAGCCTGATCAATGGGCTGGTGAATGCTGGCGAGGCGCCCCTCGGACCCCAACCCCTTTCTGCGCCTGCTCTGGCAAGCCTGCGTCGCCGGGATTTAACGGGCGTGGCCTTGCCCGGATTGGTGCTGGTGGGCTCCCATGTGCCCCTGGCCGATGCGCAATTGGCAGAGCTGCTGGCGGATGGCCGTTGTGCTGGTCTGGAACTGCCGGTGGCGCGGATCGCGCGGGTGCTGGAGGGAGGGACGCCTGACCTGCTGCTGGCTGATCTCGAGCGCGAGTGGGGGGAGCACCTGCAGACATGCCTGGCCCAGGGACGCACACCGGTGCTGTTCACCAGTCGCGGAGAACTCACGTTCGGCGAGGGCGCTTCGGCTCAGCGCCGGCGCCTGCAGTTCGGCCTGGCCCTGGCCCAGCTCACGGCCAGGCTGGTGGCGGCACTTGCACCGCAGCTGGGTTACGTGATCAGCAAGGGAGGCATCACCACGGGCACGCTGCTGGCGGAGGGTCTGGAGCTGGAGGCCGTGCAGCTTGAAGGGCAGCTGCTGCCGGGCCTGTCCCTGGTGCGGCCTTTGGCGCCTGAAGGGTTGCCTTGGGATGGGCTGCCGATCGTGACCTTCCCTGGGAACCTGGGGGATCGAAGCACCCTGGCGGAGGCTTGGAGGCTGATGGAGGCGGGCTGA